The following proteins are encoded in a genomic region of Oryctolagus cuniculus chromosome 6, mOryCun1.1, whole genome shotgun sequence:
- the SMIM32 gene encoding small integral membrane protein 32 encodes MYGDLFNATGSPEAAVGGALALGATVKAEGALPLELATARGMRDGTATKPDLPTYLLLFFLLLLSVALVVLFIGCQLRHSAFAALPHDRSLRDARAPWKTRPV; translated from the coding sequence ATGTACGGCGACCTGTTCAACGCCACGGGCAGCCCCGAGGCGGCGGTGGGCGGCGCGCTGGCCCTGGGAGCCACGGTCAAGGCAGAGGGCGCTTTGCCGCTGGAGCTGGCCACGGCGCGCGGTATGCGGGACGGCACGGCCACCAAGCCCGACCTGCCCACCtacctgctgctcttcttcctgctgctgctctccgTGGCGCTCGTCGTCCTCTTCATCGGCTGCCAGCTGCGCCACTCGGCCTTCGCCGCGCTGCCCCACGACCGCTCGCTGCGCGACGCCCGCGCGCCCTGGAAGACGCGGCCGGTGTAG